The Mucilaginibacter terrenus genome has a segment encoding these proteins:
- a CDS encoding TetR/AcrR family transcriptional regulator, whose protein sequence is MSQQERIIQGSLELFLQAGIKSVTMDDIARHLGMSKKTIYQFFSDKNELVIALIKAKLKEDEDQMTAIINSSANVIEEMINMMKCSEEIFSRINPIIFHDLQKYHPDAWAEFQRFKSEVITNKLEELIIKGIEQGCMREDLDVKIVARMRVNQVEMGFNTQIFPIGQFNTWKVQMQLQEHFNYGICTLKGHKLLDQYKTEHAII, encoded by the coding sequence ATGAGTCAACAAGAACGAATAATACAAGGAAGTTTAGAGCTGTTTCTGCAGGCAGGTATCAAGAGCGTTACCATGGACGATATTGCCCGTCATTTAGGGATGTCTAAGAAAACCATTTACCAGTTTTTTAGCGACAAAAATGAATTGGTGATTGCTTTGATTAAGGCTAAATTAAAGGAGGATGAGGACCAGATGACGGCCATAATCAACAGTTCCGCCAATGTTATTGAAGAGATGATTAATATGATGAAATGTTCTGAAGAGATCTTCTCCAGAATCAATCCCATTATTTTTCATGATCTGCAAAAATATCATCCCGATGCATGGGCCGAATTTCAACGGTTTAAATCTGAAGTAATAACCAATAAACTGGAAGAACTAATTATTAAAGGCATTGAACAAGGCTGTATGAGAGAGGACCTGGATGTTAAAATTGTTGCCAGGATGCGGGTGAACCAGGTGGAGATGGGTTTTAATACTCAGATCTTCCCTATAGGCCAATTTAACACGTGGAAGGTGCAGATGCAATTGCAGGAGCATTTTAACTATGGTATTTGTACCCTAAAGGGGCATAAATTGCTTGATCAATACAAAACAGAACATGCAATTATATAA
- a CDS encoding TetR/AcrR family transcriptional regulator has protein sequence MNAGIDPQDIKREKILDAAHQRFLHYGYSKTTMNEIAGDLSMSKALLYYYFPDKSELYMAVMRKLANEYLKQLEDKRDNFTSLRDAFEFQVNTHHNFIVTNYNFFDFIRLNEQNLPDSIWALITDIHGAEMQLLVNAIEAEAELGKISSVKNPSEIVDVFLDALQGIKVGALPQKKVSFPKMEHLEEIHNKRLLLIDIFVKGLK, from the coding sequence ATGAATGCAGGCATAGATCCTCAAGATATTAAACGTGAAAAAATTTTAGACGCTGCTCACCAGCGTTTTTTGCATTATGGTTATTCTAAAACCACAATGAACGAAATAGCCGGCGATCTATCGATGTCTAAGGCTTTGCTTTATTATTACTTTCCGGACAAAAGCGAGCTGTACATGGCTGTGATGCGCAAGCTTGCTAACGAATACCTGAAACAACTCGAAGATAAAAGGGACAATTTTACCAGCTTGAGAGACGCGTTCGAGTTCCAGGTGAATACTCACCACAATTTCATCGTCACTAATTACAACTTCTTCGATTTTATAAGACTTAACGAACAGAATTTGCCTGACAGCATATGGGCGCTGATAACTGATATACATGGAGCCGAAATGCAGTTATTGGTAAATGCTATTGAAGCGGAGGCTGAGCTTGGCAAAATCAGTTCAGTTAAAAACCCCTCAGAGATTGTTGACGTATTCCTGGACGCGTTGCAGGGGATTAAGGTCGGCGCGCTGCCTCAAAAGAAGGTGTCATTCCCCAAAATGGAGCATCTTGAAGAGATACACAATAAGCGTTTGCTGCTGATAGATATTTTTGTAAAAGGACTTAAATAG
- a CDS encoding inositol monophosphatase family protein — protein sequence MILNQIIGQVTEIAKEAGAFIRQERLSFDADKIEYKGLNDLVSYVDKGAEQKIVAGLEKVLPEAGFITEEKTTTKVGETYNWVIDPLDGTTNFIHGLPVYSVSIGLQKNDELMLGVVYEINQDECFYAHTDSPAYLNGKEIRVSNKTKVADSLIATGFPYYDFSKQQVYIDLFADLMRNCHGLRRLGSAAVDLAYTACGRFEGYYEYNLNPWDIAGGIVILKQAGGDVVNFKGGGEVVNTRELLATNGKITAEMLDYINKYFKD from the coding sequence ATGATACTCAATCAAATCATCGGGCAAGTAACTGAAATAGCTAAAGAAGCAGGCGCTTTTATCCGACAGGAGCGGCTTAGCTTTGATGCCGACAAAATAGAGTACAAAGGTTTGAATGACCTGGTCTCTTACGTAGATAAAGGTGCTGAGCAAAAGATAGTGGCTGGACTGGAAAAAGTTTTACCTGAAGCCGGCTTTATAACCGAGGAAAAAACTACCACGAAAGTTGGCGAAACGTACAACTGGGTTATCGACCCGTTAGATGGTACAACCAACTTTATCCATGGCTTACCGGTGTACTCGGTAAGTATTGGTTTACAAAAGAACGACGAACTGATGCTTGGGGTGGTATATGAAATAAATCAGGATGAATGCTTTTACGCCCACACCGATTCGCCTGCATACCTGAACGGAAAAGAGATAAGAGTAAGTAATAAGACAAAGGTTGCAGACAGTCTGATCGCTACTGGTTTTCCTTATTATGATTTCAGCAAACAACAAGTTTATATAGATCTTTTTGCCGACCTGATGCGCAACTGCCATGGTTTACGTCGTCTAGGTTCTGCGGCGGTAGATCTTGCTTATACGGCCTGCGGTAGGTTCGAGGGTTATTACGAATACAATTTGAATCCCTGGGATATAGCAGGAGGTATTGTAATTTTAAAACAAGCTGGTGGCGACGTAGTAAACTTTAAAGGTGGGGGCGAGGTGGTAAACACTCGTGAACTGTTGGCTACCAATGGCAAGATAACTGCTGAAATGCTGGATTACATCAATAAGTACTTTAAAGATTGA
- a CDS encoding DUF4126 family protein, translated as MNITPDKAFLQAVGLGLVAGMRTMYAPAVASHMYSRHKSRYLRHDPLSFMQSITASKIFKVLAAGELVGDKLPTAPNRTSAPGLIGRAISGMLVGSVVYRANGKPPVVGGLIGGAAAVASTFGCFLLRRAVVKSTKIPDPYIGAVEDVLVIAAGAAITQNA; from the coding sequence ATGAATATCACACCAGATAAAGCTTTTTTACAGGCGGTAGGGCTTGGACTAGTTGCCGGCATGAGGACTATGTATGCGCCGGCAGTCGCCTCGCATATGTACAGCAGACATAAGTCGCGCTACCTGCGTCATGATCCTCTTTCTTTTATGCAAAGCATAACTGCTTCAAAGATTTTTAAGGTACTTGCTGCAGGAGAGTTGGTAGGAGATAAGCTACCTACCGCCCCTAATCGTACAAGTGCTCCGGGATTAATAGGGCGGGCAATATCGGGAATGCTGGTTGGGAGTGTTGTATATCGTGCAAACGGAAAACCGCCGGTTGTTGGCGGTTTAATTGGAGGGGCGGCCGCAGTTGCTTCTACTTTTGGTTGTTTTTTACTGCGCAGAGCTGTGGTTAAAAGCACAAAAATTCCCGATCCTTATATTGGCGCAGTTGAAGATGTGCTGGTAATTGCTGCCGGAGCAGCCATTACACAAAACGCGTGA
- a CDS encoding OsmC family protein, whose protein sequence is MDTGTKDFIINGSAVIGRAQYQTIVNSGHHNIIADEPAEDGGTDTGMSPYQLLLASLASCTAITLRMYINRKRWAINEIKVNLEMYRTNDGILIDSRLYFKGEITEDQRKRLIKIADACPIHKILVGNITINTSLAQD, encoded by the coding sequence ATGGATACGGGAACAAAGGACTTTATCATAAACGGGTCGGCTGTTATTGGCAGGGCGCAATATCAAACCATAGTAAACAGTGGCCACCACAACATTATAGCTGATGAACCGGCTGAAGATGGCGGTACGGATACCGGTATGTCGCCTTACCAATTATTGTTGGCTAGCCTGGCGAGTTGTACCGCTATTACCCTGCGCATGTATATTAACCGTAAAAGGTGGGCAATAAACGAAATAAAAGTTAATCTGGAGATGTACCGCACGAATGACGGAATATTGATTGACAGCCGCTTATACTTTAAAGGGGAAATTACAGAAGATCAACGAAAGCGCTTGATAAAAATTGCTGATGCCTGCCCTATTCACAAAATCCTGGTAGGAAACATCACTATTAACACCAGCCTGGCGCAAGATTAA
- a CDS encoding NifU family protein, giving the protein MNINVYTESTPNPATMKFIVNKLLINGSVDYATRESAEKSPFAKELYKFSFVNGVFFASNFVTVTKTEGTEWDDIEAILKEFVKGAVESELKVQEIEQTGEVEFEGTDTEIKIQQILNDYVRPAVEQDGGAISYRSFDEGVVTVELRGSCSGCPSSTVTLKAGIENLLKRMVPEVTEVVSEAL; this is encoded by the coding sequence ATGAATATTAACGTATATACCGAATCTACCCCTAACCCGGCAACCATGAAGTTCATTGTGAACAAGTTGCTTATTAACGGCAGCGTGGATTACGCCACAAGAGAAAGTGCTGAAAAGTCACCTTTTGCTAAAGAATTGTACAAGTTTTCTTTTGTAAATGGTGTGTTTTTCGCCAGCAACTTTGTTACTGTTACAAAAACTGAGGGTACCGAGTGGGATGACATTGAAGCAATACTTAAAGAGTTTGTAAAAGGCGCTGTAGAATCAGAACTGAAAGTACAGGAAATTGAGCAAACCGGTGAGGTAGAGTTTGAAGGTACGGATACAGAAATAAAAATTCAACAAATATTGAATGACTACGTTCGCCCGGCTGTTGAACAAGATGGCGGTGCTATAAGCTACCGTTCTTTTGACGAAGGTGTTGTAACTGTAGAGCTTCGCGGATCATGCAGCGGATGCCCATCTTCTACCGTTACATTAAAAGCCGGTATAGAGAACCTGTTGAAACGTATGGTACCTGAAGTTACCGAAGTTGTATCTGAAGCCTTATAA
- a CDS encoding efflux RND transporter periplasmic adaptor subunit, with protein MKKLIYIPVILLAAACSKPKDKKAELADLQKQQQEINSKISKLQAEVGTVDSTKAIEVGVAEVKSGSFVNYVQIQGKIDAQDNVTAYPQSPGTITNIYVKVGQHVGKGQVLVQLDNSVLRQQIAQAEAQLSLQTQLYQRQKALWDQKIGTEVQFLQAQTNLQAGKKSLSALREQANLYRIVSPISGTIDQMDLKLGQVAQPGQTGIRIVNADILKVKADVPESYAGSVKTGNAVKILIPDAKDSLTTKVTFAAKAIDPTSRSFAVEIKLPVRSTLRPNMTAIIKIADYTKADAIAIPVKAVQRSEDGDFVYTNVNGIAKRVPVKVGVTYGGQSEILSGLKAGDQLVTEGATDIENGDKLKVAASAN; from the coding sequence ATGAAAAAATTAATATACATACCTGTCATCCTGTTAGCGGCGGCGTGCTCTAAACCAAAGGATAAAAAGGCTGAACTTGCCGATCTGCAGAAGCAGCAGCAGGAGATCAACTCCAAAATAAGCAAGCTGCAGGCCGAAGTAGGAACTGTAGATTCTACTAAAGCAATTGAAGTAGGCGTTGCCGAGGTGAAATCGGGTTCGTTTGTAAACTATGTACAGATACAGGGCAAGATAGATGCACAGGATAACGTGACAGCCTATCCGCAATCACCTGGTACTATCACTAATATTTATGTAAAGGTAGGGCAGCATGTAGGTAAAGGGCAGGTGCTGGTACAACTGGATAACAGCGTGCTGCGCCAGCAAATAGCACAGGCAGAAGCACAGCTCTCGTTACAAACACAACTTTATCAGCGTCAGAAAGCTTTGTGGGATCAGAAGATAGGTACCGAAGTGCAATTCCTTCAAGCGCAAACCAACTTACAGGCTGGTAAAAAATCGCTTAGTGCATTGCGCGAACAGGCTAACCTGTATCGCATAGTATCTCCTATAAGTGGTACAATCGACCAAATGGATCTTAAACTAGGTCAGGTTGCACAGCCGGGACAAACGGGAATCCGCATTGTAAATGCCGATATCCTGAAGGTGAAAGCAGACGTCCCTGAGTCTTACGCCGGTAGCGTTAAGACTGGTAACGCGGTTAAGATCTTGATACCTGATGCGAAAGATTCACTTACTACCAAGGTAACTTTCGCTGCAAAAGCTATTGATCCAACTTCACGAAGCTTTGCAGTTGAGATAAAGTTACCTGTACGTTCTACGCTTCGCCCTAACATGACTGCTATTATTAAAATTGCAGATTACACTAAAGCAGACGCCATTGCTATACCAGTTAAGGCAGTGCAGCGCTCAGAAGACGGAGACTTTGTTTACACCAACGTAAACGGTATTGCCAAGCGTGTGCCGGTTAAAGTAGGTGTTACTTACGGCGGACAGTCTGAAATATTATCTGGTCTTAAAGCCGGCGATCAATTAGTTACCGAAGGTGCTACTGATATTGAGAATGGCGACAAGCTAAAGGTTGCGGCATCTGCTAATTAA
- the purB gene encoding adenylosuccinate lyase, with protein MELNSLTAVSPVDGRYRNATADLADYFSEFALIKYRVFIEIEYFIALYQLPVKQLNGYDDSKTGLLRDVYRNFTEDDAASIKEIEKTTNHDVKAVEYFIKKKFDELGLSAFKEFIHFGLTSQDINNTAIPYSFKAAIHDVYIPQLHSLIDVLRHYAAEWATVPLLAHTHGQPASPTRLGKEIEVFVERLINQLHLLRAVPYSAKFGGATGNFNAHKVAYPDTDWKAFGNHFVNDVLGLHRSQFTTQIEHYDNFAAQCDALKRINNIIIDLNRDMWTYISMNYFKQKIKAGEIGSSAMPHKVNPIDFENSEGNLGLANAMFEHLAAKLPISRLQRDLTDSTVLRNIGVPVAHTLIALKSTIKGLNKLLLNQTAINDDLDANWAVVAEAIQTILRREGYPNPYEALKELTRTNTKVNAHTIAEFVDTLDVSASVKEELKGISPHNYTGI; from the coding sequence ATGGAATTAAATTCCTTAACCGCTGTCTCGCCTGTAGATGGCCGCTATCGCAATGCCACCGCAGATCTTGCAGATTACTTTTCTGAATTCGCACTTATAAAGTACCGTGTGTTTATAGAAATTGAATATTTTATTGCATTATATCAGCTGCCGGTAAAGCAGCTAAACGGCTACGACGATAGTAAAACTGGACTATTAAGGGATGTTTACCGCAATTTTACTGAAGATGATGCAGCATCGATTAAGGAGATTGAGAAAACAACCAACCATGATGTTAAGGCTGTAGAATATTTTATAAAAAAGAAGTTTGACGAGCTGGGGCTTTCAGCGTTTAAGGAGTTTATTCATTTCGGGTTAACCTCCCAGGATATTAACAATACGGCTATACCTTATTCATTTAAGGCGGCTATACATGATGTTTATATCCCGCAGTTGCACAGTCTTATTGATGTGCTGAGGCACTATGCTGCGGAGTGGGCCACTGTTCCGTTACTTGCACATACCCATGGACAGCCAGCTTCGCCAACACGTTTGGGGAAAGAAATAGAGGTTTTTGTAGAAAGACTGATAAATCAGCTGCACCTGTTGCGTGCAGTGCCGTACTCGGCAAAATTTGGCGGTGCTACGGGTAACTTTAACGCACACAAAGTAGCCTACCCTGATACCGACTGGAAAGCTTTTGGTAACCACTTTGTAAATGATGTGCTTGGCCTTCACCGTTCGCAGTTTACCACACAGATAGAGCACTACGACAATTTTGCTGCACAATGCGATGCGCTGAAAAGAATAAACAACATCATCATAGATCTGAACCGCGACATGTGGACCTACATATCTATGAATTATTTTAAGCAAAAAATTAAGGCTGGCGAAATAGGCTCATCGGCAATGCCACACAAGGTAAATCCGATTGACTTCGAGAATAGCGAAGGCAACCTGGGCTTAGCTAATGCCATGTTTGAGCATCTTGCTGCAAAACTACCTATATCACGTCTGCAACGCGATCTTACGGACTCTACTGTGCTGCGTAACATCGGTGTGCCGGTTGCTCATACCTTAATAGCATTGAAATCTACCATTAAAGGCCTTAATAAATTGCTGCTCAACCAAACAGCCATTAACGACGACCTTGACGCCAACTGGGCTGTAGTTGCAGAAGCGATACAAACTATACTGAGGCGCGAAGGGTATCCTAACCCATATGAAGCATTAAAAGAACTTACCCGCACTAACACAAAGGTGAACGCACATACCATTGCGGAGTTTGTTGATACTTTGGATGTGTCTGCGAGCGTTAAAGAAGAACTAAAAGGTATTTCGCCCCATAATTATACAGGCATTTAA
- a CDS encoding efflux RND transporter permease subunit, translated as MKDLKKEFAPSSWAIDNKTAIYVLILLITVMGLISYNNLPKENFPDIAQKKVFISTIYAGQSPENIENLVTRQIEKQLKSLKGLKKVTSNSVQNVSIITTEFQADVDLDDAKVRVKEGVDKAQQDLPQGDVNLKESTISDINVSDLPILYINLSGDYDLKKLKEYADILKDEIESYKEISKVDEIGALTPEIQINVDLNKMAAAQITFDDITGAVGRENILSTAGTIKLDGVRRSIDIKQDFKNADQVAAMVIRNPKGQAVYLRDIAEVKDSFLEQETYARLKTNDNPNFKNVITLNVSKRAGENLIEASEKINNLILDKKKTSFPKGLDITVTGDQSTKTKTTLNDLINTIIIGFILVTVILMFFMGTTNAIFVALSVPLSCFIAFLVMPWIGFTLNMIVLFSFLLALGIVVDDAIVVIENTHRIFQNGKVPIKEAAKTAAGEVFLPVFSGTMTTLAPFVPLAFWNSLIGDFMFFLPITLIITLLASLVVAYIMNPVFAVDFMKPHVEGEHDNPKFDKATKRALIYLGIATVVAYLINFGIGNFMVLIIVLYLLNHFFLLKIIDRFQKNVWPSFQNWYAKWLERAVKRPVTVLLGTFVLFILAIILMVVRGKTPEFFPSGDPNFVYVYITMPIGTDQATTNEVTKKIEKRVAAIVEPDKDIVTSVISNVTKGVTDPTDEDQGDYQNKGKVTVAFEEFGKRNGKDTKVILAKIRKAVQGVPGAKINVAQENSGPPVQKDISIELIGDNLDSLVKTSNRLKTFLAKQNIAGIENLVADVQNDKPEIVFDIDRERANREGITSGQITQALGTAIFGAKAADFRNTKEDDYEIKVRALESQRGNIDELRNLKITYRDLATGGAIRQVPISAFTDIRYTDTYSNIKRKQQRRVLTLGSSVIKPYNANDVNNNIYKALANFKHPDDISIRQGGGQEDQREAVSFLGGALVTSFGLILIILMIQFNSVGKTVIIISEIFFSIIGVLLGVSIFGMTMAIVMTGVGIIALAGVVVRNGILLVEFTDMLIEQGTNLHDAVVEAGHTRMTPVLLTATAAILGLIPLAVGFNIDFVGLFTHFDPHIHFGGDNVAFWGPLAWTMIFGLSFATVITLILVPCMYIIRVNMKNYFFGKKETAVEEKRKIEIAEV; from the coding sequence ATGAAAGATCTAAAAAAAGAATTTGCGCCCTCCAGTTGGGCCATAGATAATAAAACGGCTATTTACGTGCTCATTTTGTTGATCACGGTAATGGGCCTCATCAGCTATAACAACCTGCCAAAGGAAAACTTCCCGGATATTGCGCAGAAAAAGGTATTCATAAGCACCATATATGCTGGCCAGTCGCCTGAGAATATCGAGAACCTGGTGACCAGGCAGATAGAAAAGCAGCTGAAATCCCTTAAAGGGTTAAAGAAGGTGACATCTAACTCGGTGCAAAACGTATCGATCATCACTACCGAGTTTCAGGCTGATGTTGACCTGGATGATGCTAAGGTGCGTGTTAAAGAAGGTGTAGACAAAGCCCAGCAGGATTTACCCCAGGGTGATGTAAACTTAAAAGAATCTACAATATCGGACATTAACGTGTCTGACCTGCCGATCCTGTACATCAACCTTTCTGGTGACTATGATCTTAAAAAGCTGAAAGAGTATGCTGATATCTTAAAAGACGAAATAGAAAGCTACAAAGAAATCTCTAAAGTTGACGAGATTGGCGCGCTAACACCCGAGATCCAGATCAATGTCGACCTGAACAAAATGGCGGCGGCGCAGATCACGTTTGATGATATTACAGGTGCTGTAGGACGTGAAAACATCCTTTCTACTGCAGGTACTATAAAGCTGGACGGTGTACGCCGCAGTATTGACATTAAGCAGGATTTTAAGAACGCCGACCAGGTGGCTGCAATGGTTATTCGTAACCCTAAAGGACAAGCTGTTTACCTCCGCGACATAGCTGAGGTAAAGGACTCCTTCCTGGAGCAGGAGACCTACGCGCGTTTAAAGACCAACGACAACCCTAACTTTAAAAACGTAATTACCCTTAACGTAAGTAAGCGTGCAGGGGAAAACCTGATCGAAGCTTCGGAAAAGATCAATAACCTGATACTGGATAAGAAAAAGACATCGTTTCCTAAAGGGTTAGACATCACTGTAACAGGCGACCAGTCTACCAAGACGAAGACTACACTGAATGACCTTATTAATACAATTATCATCGGTTTTATACTGGTTACGGTTATCCTCATGTTCTTTATGGGTACTACTAACGCCATCTTCGTGGCGCTATCAGTTCCATTATCGTGCTTTATTGCATTCCTGGTAATGCCATGGATAGGCTTCACGCTCAACATGATCGTACTGTTCTCCTTCCTGCTTGCGTTAGGTATAGTAGTGGATGATGCCATTGTGGTAATAGAGAACACGCACCGTATATTCCAAAACGGTAAAGTACCCATTAAGGAAGCTGCTAAAACCGCGGCAGGAGAGGTGTTCTTACCGGTATTCTCCGGCACAATGACAACCCTTGCGCCATTTGTACCGCTGGCATTTTGGAACAGCTTGATAGGCGACTTCATGTTCTTCTTGCCTATAACGCTCATTATCACCTTGCTGGCATCGTTAGTAGTGGCTTACATCATGAACCCGGTATTTGCCGTAGATTTTATGAAACCCCATGTAGAAGGCGAACATGATAATCCTAAGTTTGACAAAGCAACCAAACGTGCTTTGATCTACCTTGGCATTGCCACGGTTGTAGCTTACCTGATAAACTTTGGTATAGGTAACTTTATGGTGCTTATTATAGTGCTTTACCTTCTTAACCACTTCTTCCTGCTTAAAATAATTGACAGGTTCCAAAAGAATGTGTGGCCAAGTTTTCAGAACTGGTATGCTAAATGGCTGGAGCGTGCGGTAAAACGACCAGTGACCGTGCTATTAGGAACATTTGTGTTGTTTATACTGGCTATCATATTAATGGTTGTGCGTGGTAAAACTCCTGAATTCTTCCCGTCGGGCGACCCTAACTTTGTTTACGTTTACATCACAATGCCCATAGGAACCGACCAGGCGACAACAAACGAGGTAACCAAGAAGATAGAAAAGCGTGTTGCCGCTATTGTTGAGCCGGACAAAGACATTGTAACTTCTGTAATATCTAACGTTACCAAAGGCGTAACCGACCCGACCGATGAGGACCAGGGTGATTACCAAAACAAAGGTAAAGTTACCGTAGCTTTTGAGGAGTTTGGTAAACGCAATGGCAAAGACACAAAAGTAATTCTGGCTAAAATTCGTAAAGCGGTACAAGGCGTACCAGGAGCTAAAATAAACGTAGCACAGGAGAATAGCGGTCCACCGGTACAGAAAGACATCTCGATAGAGTTGATAGGAGATAACCTGGATTCGCTTGTGAAAACCAGCAACCGTTTGAAAACTTTTCTTGCCAAACAAAACATCGCTGGTATAGAAAACCTGGTTGCCGACGTACAGAACGATAAGCCTGAAATTGTATTTGATATTGACCGCGAACGTGCCAATCGCGAAGGGATAACCAGCGGGCAAATAACACAAGCGCTGGGTACTGCTATATTTGGCGCTAAAGCTGCCGACTTCCGTAACACCAAAGAGGATGATTACGAAATTAAAGTAAGAGCTTTAGAAAGCCAGCGCGGCAACATAGATGAACTGCGCAACTTAAAAATTACCTACCGCGATTTGGCAACAGGTGGTGCTATACGCCAGGTACCTATTTCGGCCTTTACCGACATCAGGTATACCGATACTTATAGTAATATTAAGCGTAAGCAACAGCGGCGCGTGCTTACCTTAGGTTCGAGTGTGATAAAGCCGTATAACGCTAATGACGTAAATAATAACATTTATAAAGCATTAGCAAACTTTAAGCACCCGGATGATATTAGCATACGCCAGGGTGGTGGCCAGGAAGATCAGAGGGAAGCAGTTAGCTTCCTTGGAGGAGCTCTGGTAACATCATTCGGTTTGATCCTAATCATCCTGATGATCCAGTTTAACTCGGTAGGTAAAACCGTGATTATCATTTCCGAAATATTCTTTAGTATTATTGGTGTACTACTTGGTGTAAGCATTTTTGGTATGACCATGGCTATCGTAATGACAGGGGTAGGTATAATAGCACTCGCCGGTGTTGTTGTGCGAAACGGTATATTGCTAGTGGAGTTTACAGATATGCTGATTGAACAGGGCACTAACCTGCACGATGCAGTAGTTGAAGCAGGCCATACCCGTATGACACCGGTACTGCTTACAGCTACAGCAGCTATACTCGGGTTAATACCGCTTGCAGTTGGTTTTAATATCGACTTTGTGGGCTTGTTCACTCATTTTGATCCGCATATCCACTTTGGTGGAGATAACGTTGCCTTTTGGGGACCATTGGCTTGGACAATGATCTTTGGCCTGAGCTTCGCAACAGTCATCACGCTGATTTTGGTGCCATGTATGTATATCATCCGCGTTAATATGAAGAATTACTTCTTCGGGAAAAAAGAGACCGCGGTTGAAGAAAAGCGCAAAATAGAAATAGCAGAAGTTTAA
- a CDS encoding TolC family protein: MKRILLIISCVAAGFTARAQTQQTPHTFNFSVQEAVDYALSHKDTAINAGLDVKSADYRVKEIIGQGFPQISGAATFQDYLKVPTTLLPGEFFGQPAGTFIPVKFGVKYQSNLALTLSQLLFDPSYIIGLQGRKTYKELYERSYQNTRIDITAKVTKAYYQVLVSNEQVKLLDANIAQLSEQVKQTTAQNKQGFVEKIDVDRISVQYNNLVTTRENTLRLLALNYQLLKFQLGMSADDVLTLRDDLTSVPLEQNVAETVTDSTFYKNRIEYKLSESNLKLTEFDLKRQKAQFLPTLSANASYASSYQNNSFGNLYSTSFPSSYIGLTLNVPIFSGFQRTNRVKQAAIVVEKNRNLLNGLKNGLTLQAESARIMYFNSIQSLNNQKRNQDLAREVLRVSKIKYQQGVGSSIEVTQAQTALETADNQYIQSLYDALVSRVDLNRAYGKIQ; encoded by the coding sequence ATGAAACGAATACTCTTAATAATTAGCTGTGTAGCAGCCGGCTTTACAGCACGGGCGCAAACACAGCAGACGCCCCACACCTTTAACTTCAGCGTGCAGGAAGCAGTAGATTATGCGCTGTCACATAAGGACACCGCTATAAACGCCGGCTTGGACGTTAAAAGCGCCGATTATCGGGTGAAAGAAATTATTGGACAGGGCTTCCCGCAGATAAGTGGAGCAGCTACTTTCCAGGATTATCTTAAAGTGCCTACAACATTGCTTCCGGGCGAGTTTTTTGGTCAGCCGGCAGGAACCTTTATTCCTGTAAAGTTTGGTGTTAAATATCAATCTAATCTTGCACTAACGCTTAGCCAGTTACTTTTTGACCCGAGTTACATCATCGGTTTACAGGGACGGAAAACGTATAAGGAACTTTACGAACGCAGCTATCAAAACACACGAATTGACATTACTGCTAAAGTTACAAAAGCTTACTACCAGGTACTTGTGAGCAACGAACAGGTAAAACTGCTTGACGCCAACATTGCACAACTATCTGAACAGGTAAAACAAACCACTGCCCAAAACAAACAGGGCTTTGTAGAGAAGATAGATGTCGATCGTATTTCTGTTCAGTATAATAACCTGGTAACAACCCGCGAGAACACATTAAGGTTACTGGCGCTGAACTATCAATTGCTTAAGTTTCAGCTAGGGATGAGTGCCGACGATGTGTTGACCCTGAGAGACGATCTGACCAGTGTTCCTCTTGAACAGAACGTGGCTGAAACGGTCACAGACAGCACTTTTTATAAGAATAGGATAGAATACAAGCTAAGTGAAAGTAATCTAAAGCTAACCGAGTTTGACCTTAAACGTCAAAAAGCGCAGTTCTTGCCTACATTAAGTGCCAATGCCAGTTACGCATCATCATACCAGAACAACAGCTTTGGCAATCTATATTCTACTAGCTTTCCATCCAGTTATATTGGCCTAACATTGAATGTGCCAATATTTAGTGGCTTCCAGCGTACTAACCGCGTTAAGCAAGCGGCCATTGTAGTAGAAAAGAATCGCAATCTGTTAAATGGCCTCAAAAATGGTTTAACGCTACAGGCAGAGTCTGCAAGGATCATGTACTTTAATAGTATTCAGTCGCTTAATAATCAAAAACGAAATCAGGATTTAGCCAGGGAAGTTTTAAGGGTTTCTAAAATTAAGTACCAGCAGGGCGTAGGTTCCAGCATTGAGGTTACGCAGGCGCAAACCGCTTTGGAAACCGCTGATAATCAATATATACAAAGCCTATATGATGCGCTGGTGAGCCGCGTAGATCTGAACAGGGCTTACGGCAAAATTCAGTAA